From Camelina sativa cultivar DH55 chromosome 20, Cs, whole genome shotgun sequence, the proteins below share one genomic window:
- the LOC104771954 gene encoding defensin-like protein 308 — protein MKASAFFIAVLLIASCSSSVIMGVLDDYHEDHCHDFKDCFIYCKRYVPEPRCIKHICDCTIKSLSTNDEIPTSASSSHLNK, from the exons atgaaGGCCTCCGCTTTCTTCATTGCTGTTTTGCTTATTGCATCAT GTTCATCATCAGTGATAATGGGAGTACTCGACGACTATCATGAGGACCATTGCCACGACTTTAaggattgttttatatattgcAAACGATATGTACCTGAACCAAGATGTATTAAGCATATTTGCGATTGTACAATAAAATCTCTTTCTACCAACGACGAGATTCCTACATCGGCTTCCTCGTCCCATCTgaataagtaa